The proteins below come from a single Mucilaginibacter mali genomic window:
- the rpsF gene encoding 30S ribosomal protein S6 — protein MQQYETVIILTPLLSEDAAKEVIAKFSGILTANGAEIIQEDNWGLRKLAYPIQKKSTGYYHLTEYKAPGELINKLEIELKRDERVVRFLTIALDKHAVAYNEKKRSGAFNKKPATKTEEA, from the coding sequence ATGCAACAGTACGAAACCGTAATCATTCTGACCCCGTTGTTATCAGAAGATGCTGCGAAAGAGGTAATTGCCAAATTCTCAGGTATCCTGACTGCTAACGGAGCCGAAATTATCCAGGAGGATAATTGGGGTCTGAGAAAACTTGCGTATCCTATCCAAAAGAAATCGACAGGATACTATCACCTTACTGAATACAAGGCTCCGGGTGAATTAATTAACAAACTGGAGATCGAGTTGAAGCGTGATGAGCGCGTTGTACGGTTCCTGACCATTGCTTTGGACAAACATGCCGTAGCTTACAACGAGAAAAAACGCAGCGGTGCATTCAACAAGAAACCGGCTACTAAAACCGAGGAGGCATAA
- the rpsR gene encoding 30S ribosomal protein S18 — MANEQIQYVTAPKVDDNRKKYCRFKKNGIKYIDYKDANFLLKFVNDQGKLLPRRLTGTSLKFQRKVAQAVKRSRHIGLLPYVTDSLK, encoded by the coding sequence ATGGCAAACGAACAAATTCAATACGTTACTGCTCCCAAGGTGGACGATAACCGTAAAAAATACTGCCGTTTCAAAAAGAACGGTATCAAGTATATCGATTACAAAGACGCTAACTTCCTTTTAAAGTTCGTTAACGACCAGGGTAAATTATTACCACGTCGTTTAACCGGCACTTCACTGAAGTTTCAGCGTAAAGTGGCACAAGCTGTTAAACGCTCACGCCACATTGGTTTATTACCTTACGTTACAGATTCACTTAAATAA
- the rplI gene encoding 50S ribosomal protein L9 translates to MEVILKQDIKNLGEKDDIVNVKPGYGRNFLIPQGFAQLATPSARKVLAENIKQAQFKQEKIRKDADAVAAKLEGVKLTIGAKAGESGKIFGAINTIQVADALKKQGFDVDRRRITFETEPKMVGEYVANLNLHKEVKVQVPFEVVAE, encoded by the coding sequence ATGGAAGTTATTTTAAAACAAGATATTAAAAACCTGGGCGAGAAAGACGATATCGTGAACGTAAAGCCAGGTTATGGCCGTAACTTTTTGATCCCTCAGGGTTTCGCTCAGTTAGCCACTCCTTCAGCACGTAAAGTACTGGCCGAAAACATTAAACAAGCGCAATTTAAGCAAGAAAAGATCCGCAAGGATGCCGATGCTGTTGCTGCTAAACTGGAAGGTGTAAAACTGACCATCGGCGCTAAAGCCGGCGAAAGCGGTAAGATCTTCGGTGCTATCAATACCATCCAGGTAGCTGATGCCCTGAAAAAACAAGGTTTCGACGTTGACCGTCGCCGCATTACTTTCGAGACCGAGCCTAAAATGGTTGGCGAATATGTAGCTAACCTTAACCTGCACAAAGAAGTGAAGGTACAGGTTCCGTTTGAAGTGGTAGCTGAGTAA
- the mtgA gene encoding monofunctional biosynthetic peptidoglycan transglycosylase, with protein sequence MKRRVKTGGIWKLIWRIVKLALILFISLSVFWVLLYRFINPPVTWLMITRGFERKADGKPWKIDKRWVDFDSIATSMKSAAVAAEDQKFLEHYGFDFKAMERAIDKNAHSHKLIGGSTISQQTAKNVFLWPGRSYVRKAFEAWFTMLIELFWSKKRIMEVYLNEIEMGDGIYGIEAAAQNYYHKHAANLTKRESAAIASIFPDPLKWSPTNPSDRVAHHQYLILKNMRRLGPLDF encoded by the coding sequence ATGAAACGGCGTGTAAAAACAGGAGGTATCTGGAAACTCATCTGGCGTATTGTAAAACTTGCGTTGATCCTGTTTATCAGCCTCAGCGTGTTTTGGGTACTGTTGTACCGTTTTATAAACCCGCCGGTCACCTGGCTGATGATCACCCGGGGCTTCGAGCGTAAAGCTGACGGTAAGCCATGGAAGATAGATAAGCGCTGGGTTGATTTCGATTCTATTGCTACATCTATGAAAAGTGCTGCCGTGGCTGCCGAAGACCAAAAGTTTTTAGAGCATTACGGGTTCGATTTTAAAGCCATGGAACGCGCTATTGATAAAAACGCGCATAGCCATAAACTGATAGGGGGTAGCACCATATCGCAGCAAACGGCTAAAAACGTTTTCCTGTGGCCGGGGCGTTCCTACGTGCGCAAGGCTTTCGAAGCCTGGTTTACCATGCTGATAGAATTATTCTGGAGCAAGAAACGCATTATGGAAGTGTACCTAAATGAAATAGAAATGGGCGATGGCATATACGGCATTGAAGCCGCCGCGCAAAACTACTACCATAAACATGCCGCCAACCTCACCAAACGCGAATCGGCAGCTATTGCTTCTATTTTCCCTGATCCGCTGAAATGGTCGCCCACTAACCCGAGTGACAGGGTGGCACATCATCAGTATTTGATATTGAAGAATATGCGGAGGTTGGGGCCTTTGGATTTTTAA
- a CDS encoding group III truncated hemoglobin: protein MQSQTPILTLDDIKKLVDTFYGKIQVDSLLGPIFHDRIEDRWPQHLEKMYQFWQTTLLGEHTYTGRPFPPHATLPVGHKHFERWIKLFTETVDELFTGEKADEAKWRASRIAEMFEIKVHNFQNNNGFIL, encoded by the coding sequence ATGCAAAGCCAAACTCCCATATTAACCCTCGACGATATCAAGAAACTGGTTGATACCTTTTATGGTAAAATACAGGTTGATAGCCTGCTTGGCCCCATATTTCACGATCGGATAGAAGACCGCTGGCCGCAGCACCTGGAAAAAATGTACCAGTTTTGGCAAACCACCCTGCTGGGCGAACATACTTATACCGGCCGCCCGTTCCCGCCGCATGCAACATTGCCGGTTGGCCACAAACACTTCGAGCGTTGGATAAAGCTATTTACCGAAACGGTTGACGAATTGTTCACCGGCGAAAAGGCCGATGAAGCTAAATGGCGCGCTAGCCGCATTGCCGAGATGTTCGAGATCAAGGTGCACAACTTTCAGAATAACAACGGGTTTATCCTGTAA
- a CDS encoding zinc dependent phospholipase C family protein produces the protein MKLLNPFKQYLLTLLFILTFAAPSFSFSILAHEAIIDAEWLGHIRPLLLKKYPGSTDAELDKAHAFAYGGSLVADMGYMPSGCPYFTNLLHYVRSGDMVMALINESQNVNEYAFALGAMSHYMADKYGHALATNVSVPIVYPQLEKKFGRVVTYDNDHSSHSSIEFAYDIIQTYKGNYASTAYHNFTGFEMATPVLERAFLKIYGHSLYSVFPNFQKAINNFRWGVREFFPELARTAWQTDPEGTQLSIDSINQKTFTSRMPKNAFDKQFGKDYDRTGLLARGVVAVINALPKIGPLKKLNFKYPGITAEELYMRSMDSIMVNYNIALQHAAENTLALENIDFDTGNRTELHEYGLADKSYADWILKLQEDHFAHITPAVQKDILAFYSQPNLNIPDNKAREALLILSMIAPK, from the coding sequence ATGAAATTGCTCAACCCGTTTAAGCAATATCTCCTCACCCTCTTATTTATTCTCACTTTCGCGGCCCCGTCCTTTTCCTTTTCAATTTTGGCGCACGAGGCTATTATAGATGCCGAATGGCTGGGACACATCCGCCCGCTGCTGCTTAAAAAATACCCTGGCTCAACAGATGCCGAACTGGATAAGGCCCATGCCTTTGCCTACGGCGGCTCGCTGGTGGCCGATATGGGTTATATGCCATCGGGTTGCCCCTACTTCACCAACCTGCTACATTATGTACGCAGCGGCGATATGGTGATGGCGCTTATTAACGAATCGCAAAACGTGAACGAATATGCCTTTGCCCTTGGCGCCATGTCGCACTATATGGCCGATAAATACGGGCACGCGCTGGCTACCAATGTTTCGGTACCGATTGTTTATCCGCAATTAGAGAAAAAATTTGGCAGGGTGGTAACTTACGATAACGACCACAGCTCGCACAGCAGCATCGAATTTGCTTACGATATTATCCAAACCTATAAAGGCAATTATGCCAGCACCGCTTACCACAATTTTACCGGCTTCGAAATGGCTACACCTGTTTTAGAAAGGGCTTTCCTGAAAATTTACGGGCACAGCCTTTACAGCGTGTTCCCTAACTTTCAAAAGGCTATCAACAACTTCCGTTGGGGCGTACGCGAGTTTTTCCCCGAGCTGGCCCGCACCGCCTGGCAAACCGACCCGGAGGGCACCCAGTTATCTATCGACAGTATTAACCAAAAAACATTTACCAGCCGGATGCCGAAAAATGCCTTCGATAAGCAATTCGGTAAGGATTACGATCGTACTGGTCTGTTGGCCCGCGGCGTTGTGGCTGTAATTAACGCCCTGCCCAAAATAGGCCCGCTTAAAAAGCTGAACTTTAAATACCCCGGCATAACCGCCGAGGAACTGTATATGCGCAGCATGGACAGCATTATGGTAAACTATAACATCGCCCTGCAGCATGCCGCCGAAAATACTCTCGCTTTAGAAAACATCGATTTTGATACCGGCAACCGAACCGAACTGCACGAATACGGCCTGGCCGATAAAAGCTACGCCGATTGGATACTGAAGCTACAGGAGGATCACTTTGCCCATATCACCCCGGCGGTACAAAAGGATATCCTGGCATTTTATAGCCAACCCAACCTTAACATTCCTGATAATAAGGCACGCGAAGCATTGCTGATACTGAGTATGATTGCGCCTAAGTAA
- a CDS encoding ABC transporter ATPase: MQFSENSRVWIYQSNRELSAAETEQIQQQLNSFATGWTAHNHQLKARGEVRYNRFIILVVDESQAGASGCSIDKSVHFMQHLEQEFGINLFDRFNLAYREGEKVLSAPRLQFEEMIRQDTINKQTIVFNNLVQNLGELQTKWEVPFKDSWHIQLFASLVADK, from the coding sequence ATGCAATTTTCTGAAAATTCGAGGGTTTGGATCTACCAGAGCAACCGTGAACTATCGGCTGCCGAGACTGAACAAATACAGCAGCAACTCAACAGCTTCGCCACCGGCTGGACCGCGCACAACCACCAGCTAAAAGCCAGGGGTGAAGTGCGTTATAACCGCTTCATCATCCTGGTTGTTGATGAAAGCCAGGCCGGCGCCAGCGGCTGCTCGATAGATAAATCCGTTCATTTTATGCAGCATTTGGAGCAGGAGTTTGGTATTAATTTGTTCGACCGGTTTAACCTGGCCTACCGCGAGGGAGAAAAAGTACTCTCGGCACCGCGACTGCAGTTTGAGGAAATGATCAGGCAGGATACCATCAACAAGCAAACCATTGTATTTAACAACCTGGTGCAAAACCTGGGCGAACTGCAAACCAAATGGGAAGTGCCGTTTAAGGATAGCTGGCATATCCAACTGTTCGCATCGTTAGTTGCAGATAAATAA
- a CDS encoding gliding motility-associated C-terminal domain-containing protein — protein sequence MFFIAGRCYAQEIVITPTSYPVAGGSETFSGRLFYTMPPEIDTCMKVIPVIINGNYYIDSLVITGSCVKYTGDKLLILSRGTFNFEIYWRGRLDVKKTIEVGPRPAPVISSIIALPNFGCEGETVTYMADVPAAHDKALYQWQINGANAGVNSAAYTGILKSGDKLKLKVTNFDLCTTSADSMTVTVPVLKPSALHTVTVSASENPLCGAHPVTYTASSSRSSPGMVYQWQLNGQDAGDNKSTYTLNNPHDGDRVSCTIGDLSNCVLPVSSPLLIVSVSEVPTVKFAGNLTTNYGGQLQLQPVINGNISKFMWTPAIGLSDATIANPMASPPVSTKYKLTVFNNDGCTAEADILVKVTIMVPNTFTPNGDGVNDTWKIPQLIYYPDCKLKVYNRTGGLVFQSAGYAKSWDGTSNGHPLPAGAYYYVIEVDKTIVSGYITIIR from the coding sequence ATGTTTTTTATCGCGGGGCGATGCTACGCGCAGGAAATAGTGATCACACCAACATCCTATCCGGTTGCCGGGGGTAGTGAAACTTTTAGCGGTCGTTTGTTTTATACCATGCCGCCGGAGATAGACACCTGTATGAAGGTAATCCCCGTTATAATTAATGGTAACTATTATATAGACAGTTTGGTGATCACCGGTTCGTGTGTTAAGTATACCGGCGATAAACTGCTGATCCTATCGCGCGGTACATTTAATTTTGAGATATATTGGCGGGGGCGCCTTGATGTAAAAAAGACGATAGAGGTGGGCCCCAGGCCGGCGCCTGTCATATCATCTATCATTGCCTTACCAAACTTCGGTTGCGAGGGTGAGACGGTTACTTACATGGCCGATGTTCCCGCCGCGCATGATAAGGCACTATATCAATGGCAAATAAACGGGGCGAACGCGGGTGTTAATTCTGCTGCTTATACCGGCATTTTAAAATCGGGCGATAAGCTAAAATTAAAGGTTACCAATTTTGATCTCTGCACCACATCTGCCGATAGCATGACGGTAACAGTACCCGTGCTTAAACCCTCGGCATTGCATACCGTTACGGTAAGCGCTTCAGAGAACCCGCTTTGCGGCGCCCACCCGGTAACGTACACGGCCTCAAGCAGCAGAAGTAGTCCCGGCATGGTTTATCAATGGCAATTAAACGGCCAGGATGCTGGCGATAACAAATCAACCTACACACTTAACAACCCGCATGATGGGGATAGGGTAAGTTGCACCATTGGCGACCTGAGCAATTGCGTACTGCCCGTAAGTTCGCCCTTGCTGATCGTTAGCGTCAGCGAAGTTCCAACAGTTAAATTTGCCGGCAACTTAACCACTAACTATGGCGGCCAGCTGCAATTGCAACCTGTTATAAACGGCAACATCAGCAAATTTATGTGGACGCCGGCCATAGGTTTAAGCGATGCCACTATCGCTAATCCAATGGCAAGCCCGCCCGTCAGTACTAAATATAAATTAACCGTATTCAACAATGATGGCTGTACAGCCGAAGCCGATATTTTAGTGAAAGTTACCATTATGGTACCCAATACGTTTACACCAAATGGCGATGGCGTTAATGATACCTGGAAAATTCCCCAGCTTATCTATTACCCCGATTGCAAGCTGAAGGTTTATAACCGCACGGGGGGATTAGTTTTTCAATCTGCCGGTTATGCAAAAAGTTGGGATGGTACAAGTAATGGCCACCCGCTGCCTGCCGGGGCTTATTATTATGTTATCGAAGTTGACAAAACCATCGTATCCGGTTATATTACCATTATAAGATGA
- a CDS encoding (Fe-S)-binding protein — MLEIPTMAQMVAQGKTPDILFWVGCAGSFDERAQKITRDICKILQHVGISYAVLGTEESCTGDPAKRAGNEFLFQMQAMMNIEVLNGYEVKKIVTGCPHCFNTIKNEYPGLGGNYEVIHHTQLIQQLIDEGKLKAEGGESFKGRRITYHDPCYLGRGNDVYEAPRRSLEILDADLVELKRCKSNGLCCGAGGAQMFKEPEKGNKEVNMERMDDILQSQAKVVAAGCPFCMTMLSDGVKHSEKEGEIQVLDIAEITVRANGL, encoded by the coding sequence ATGCTGGAAATACCAACTATGGCCCAAATGGTGGCCCAGGGCAAAACCCCTGATATTTTATTTTGGGTAGGCTGTGCCGGTAGCTTTGATGAGCGCGCACAAAAGATCACCCGCGATATCTGCAAGATATTGCAGCACGTGGGCATCAGCTACGCCGTGCTGGGTACCGAGGAAAGCTGCACGGGCGACCCGGCCAAGCGTGCCGGTAACGAGTTTTTGTTCCAGATGCAGGCCATGATGAATATTGAGGTGCTTAACGGTTATGAGGTTAAAAAGATAGTTACCGGCTGCCCGCATTGCTTCAACACCATTAAAAACGAATACCCCGGTCTCGGCGGCAATTACGAGGTGATCCACCATACCCAACTCATTCAGCAATTAATTGACGAGGGCAAACTAAAGGCCGAGGGCGGCGAAAGCTTTAAAGGTCGCCGGATTACTTATCACGATCCCTGTTATTTAGGGCGCGGTAACGATGTTTACGAAGCGCCACGCCGTTCGCTGGAGATTTTGGATGCCGATTTGGTTGAACTGAAGCGCTGCAAAAGCAACGGCCTGTGCTGTGGCGCGGGCGGTGCGCAGATGTTTAAGGAACCCGAAAAAGGCAACAAGGAAGTAAACATGGAGCGTATGGACGATATCCTGCAATCGCAAGCCAAAGTGGTAGCCGCGGGATGCCCCTTCTGCATGACCATGTTGAGCGACGGTGTTAAACACAGCGAAAAAGAGGGCGAGATACAGGTGCTGGATATTGCAGAGATTACGGTAAGGGCTAACGGGCTGTAG
- a CDS encoding DUF2750 domain-containing protein, producing MLQDTAAIEDKYKLFIEKAAATKMVWGLMSKDGWANSHSNEDEDVDIIPFWSDRAYAKACARDDWRGYVPTAIPLAEFLESWCIGMADDETLVGANWDANMFGMEADALEVAADILKQLKSINSSIKFRDYSSIDEFLNNITEEDN from the coding sequence ATGTTACAGGATACAGCCGCGATAGAAGACAAATACAAGCTGTTTATTGAAAAAGCAGCCGCCACAAAAATGGTGTGGGGATTGATGAGCAAGGATGGCTGGGCTAACTCCCATTCTAACGAGGACGAGGACGTTGATATCATCCCATTTTGGTCGGACAGGGCTTATGCCAAGGCTTGCGCCCGCGACGATTGGCGGGGATATGTGCCTACCGCAATTCCATTGGCCGAATTTTTAGAGAGCTGGTGCATAGGGATGGCCGACGATGAAACATTGGTGGGTGCCAATTGGGATGCCAATATGTTTGGCATGGAAGCCGATGCACTGGAGGTTGCTGCCGATATTTTAAAACAACTGAAAAGCATTAATTCATCTATAAAATTTAGAGATTACAGCAGCATAGATGAATTTTTGAACAATATAACCGAAGAAGACAATTAA
- a CDS encoding (Fe-S)-binding protein yields MIGQIIFIIILAAAIYLFSKNVAKVRRNILLGKDTDRSDQPALRWKTMAKIALGQTKMTKRPVAAVMHFFIYVGFIIINLEVMEIMIDGIFGSHRIFSKPLGSLYGLLIGGFEVLALLVLTSCVVFLCRRNVLHLKRFSGVEMKSWPKSDANYILITEILLMTAFLTMNGADYKLQAMHFGHYVTAGSFPISSLIAPILPGSTGALEGIERGCWWFHIIGILAFLNYLPYSKHFHILLAFPNTYYSNLNPKGKFTNMASVTNEVKAMLDPSFVPETTGEVARFGVKDATDLTWKNLMEAYTCTECGRCTSVCPANITGKLLSPRKIMMDTRDRITEIGNNIDKHGKDHVDDKTLLDNYITREELWACTSCNACVEACPVNINPLEIITEMRRYVVMEESQAPASLNNMFGNVENNGAPWKYSQADRFNWAEKQ; encoded by the coding sequence ATGATAGGACAAATTATCTTCATCATCATACTGGCCGCGGCCATCTACCTGTTCAGTAAAAATGTGGCTAAAGTGCGCCGTAACATCCTGTTAGGCAAGGATACCGACCGCTCCGATCAACCCGCCCTGCGCTGGAAGACAATGGCTAAAATCGCCTTAGGTCAAACCAAAATGACCAAGCGCCCGGTTGCCGCTGTAATGCACTTTTTCATCTACGTGGGCTTCATCATCATCAACCTTGAGGTGATGGAGATCATGATAGACGGCATCTTCGGCTCGCACCGTATTTTTTCTAAACCGCTGGGCAGCTTGTATGGTTTGCTGATCGGTGGCTTTGAAGTACTGGCCCTGCTTGTGCTTACATCCTGCGTGGTTTTCCTATGCCGCCGTAATGTGCTGCATTTAAAGCGCTTTAGCGGTGTAGAGATGAAAAGCTGGCCAAAGTCTGACGCTAACTACATCCTGATCACCGAGATTTTGCTAATGACGGCTTTCCTCACCATGAACGGGGCCGATTATAAGTTACAGGCCATGCACTTCGGGCATTACGTTACCGCTGGCAGCTTTCCCATCAGTTCGCTTATCGCCCCTATCCTGCCGGGATCGACCGGGGCTTTGGAGGGTATCGAGCGCGGTTGCTGGTGGTTCCATATCATCGGCATACTGGCATTTTTAAATTACCTGCCCTATTCAAAGCACTTCCATATTTTACTGGCGTTCCCCAATACTTATTACAGCAATCTTAATCCCAAGGGTAAGTTTACCAATATGGCATCGGTTACTAACGAGGTTAAGGCTATGCTTGATCCATCTTTTGTGCCCGAAACTACCGGCGAAGTGGCCCGCTTTGGCGTTAAGGATGCCACCGACCTGACCTGGAAGAACCTGATGGAGGCTTATACCTGTACCGAGTGCGGACGCTGTACCTCGGTCTGCCCGGCTAATATTACCGGTAAACTATTGTCGCCGCGTAAAATTATGATGGATACCCGTGACCGGATCACCGAGATCGGCAATAACATCGACAAGCACGGCAAAGACCATGTAGACGATAAAACCCTGCTGGATAACTACATCACCCGCGAAGAACTATGGGCCTGCACCAGTTGCAACGCCTGTGTGGAAGCCTGCCCAGTAAACATCAATCCGTTGGAAATTATCACCGAAATGCGCCGCTATGTGGTGATGGAAGAATCGCAGGCGCCGGCCAGCCTGAATAACATGTTCGGTAACGTGGAAAATAACGGCGCCCCATGGAAGTATAGCCAGGCCGACAGGTTTAACTGGGCGGAGAAGCAGTAA
- a CDS encoding DUF892 family protein gives MTQPSKQTLSDDSLRTVFVEQLTILYNAKTNLIENLPRLVEQCTFQNLKSALREDLEDSKTQMATLKEIFKLMAASWETEKCLGVDAMIREALQQVSYKQDNHYESDMSILFYLSAIQNMQVGACKILHLLAKKIAYQPYAQLVLECLDISRDNSKLIQYVAGEYFDIAPDA, from the coding sequence ATGACTCAACCATCAAAACAAACTTTATCTGACGATTCGTTGCGTACCGTTTTTGTAGAGCAACTAACCATCCTCTATAACGCCAAAACCAACCTGATAGAAAATCTACCGCGCCTGGTTGAACAGTGCACTTTTCAAAATTTAAAGTCGGCACTGCGGGAGGATCTGGAAGATTCTAAAACCCAAATGGCAACGCTAAAAGAGATCTTTAAACTGATGGCGGCATCGTGGGAAACGGAGAAATGCCTTGGCGTTGATGCCATGATCAGGGAAGCCCTGCAGCAGGTTAGCTATAAGCAGGATAACCATTATGAGAGTGATATGTCTATCCTGTTCTACTTGTCGGCAATTCAAAACATGCAGGTGGGCGCCTGTAAAATTTTGCATTTGCTGGCCAAAAAGATCGCCTACCAGCCTTATGCCCAACTGGTGCTGGAATGCCTGGATATTTCGCGCGATAACTCGAAGCTGATACAGTACGTGGCCGGAGAATATTTTGATATAGCTCCTGACGCTTAA
- the arr gene encoding NAD(+)--rifampin ADP-ribosyltransferase has product MKDDIIETGKTEVLESGPFYHGTKADLQIGDLLTAGFRSNYHTEVIMNHIYFTALPNGAGLAAELAKGDGSGRVYIVEPTGVFENDPNVTDKKFPGNPTRSYRSKAPLKIIGEVTDWVRLTPEELQTWHDKLAKIRSNPEAKIIN; this is encoded by the coding sequence ATGAAGGACGACATTATTGAAACCGGGAAAACAGAGGTTTTAGAAAGCGGTCCGTTTTATCACGGAACAAAAGCTGATCTGCAAATTGGCGATCTTTTAACCGCCGGCTTCAGGTCTAATTACCACACCGAAGTAATTATGAACCATATTTATTTCACAGCGTTGCCAAATGGCGCAGGCCTTGCCGCGGAACTGGCTAAGGGAGATGGTAGCGGGCGGGTTTATATTGTGGAACCGACCGGGGTTTTTGAGAATGATCCTAATGTTACTGATAAAAAATTTCCGGGCAATCCCACCCGGTCATACCGAAGCAAGGCACCGTTGAAAATTATTGGCGAGGTAACCGATTGGGTAAGATTAACGCCTGAAGAGTTACAAACCTGGCACGACAAACTGGCCAAAATAAGATCGAACCCGGAAGCGAAAATCATTAATTGA
- a CDS encoding discoidin domain-containing protein: protein MKKRTPMQVAAAIAVLVIISTFNAFGQSLPLTGGTLSGTAIGPNFIQKGSMADLAATGTLTTNGNNFGGGALYRSSQSYTSLTTSQYMTVDIGSTSLTVNVISFGTNWSSDARYIPAGYTIDYSNDNSSWTNFATVTGNTNLNPSYTLSIAARYWRLTITALQSGQSICSISGFQLISTVAGSTGLDYWVSPINSAGIFTNSLVGIGVLNPSAKLHVDGSGLFSGNVTAASLVSGSSANGSNIFQQVAVSNYNGISGVSYPGQFRWYTSPNNSLYKDAALYQLRSYDLGSTTEDTLISFKGNGHVGIGTTNPDELLSVKGIIHSQEVKVDLTGWSDYVLKPAYKLPALSAVKTYIDQNHHLPEIPTEEEIVKNGLNVGEMNKLLMKKVEELTLYLIEKDRQVDEQKAVNQQQSASIQAMRSQLNQIKRQIAVKAAKH, encoded by the coding sequence ATGAAAAAAAGAACCCCAATGCAAGTTGCGGCCGCTATAGCCGTATTAGTTATCATTAGTACATTTAATGCGTTTGGTCAGTCTCTGCCATTAACCGGTGGCACATTATCGGGCACTGCAATAGGGCCAAATTTTATACAAAAGGGCAGCATGGCCGACCTCGCCGCTACCGGCACGCTCACTACCAACGGAAACAATTTCGGTGGCGGAGCTCTTTACAGGAGTTCGCAATCATATACTTCGTTGACAACATCACAGTATATGACGGTAGATATCGGAAGCACCTCTTTAACGGTTAATGTCATTTCTTTTGGCACAAACTGGAGTTCTGATGCCAGATATATTCCTGCAGGTTACACTATTGACTACAGTAATGATAATTCATCATGGACAAATTTTGCCACTGTAACTGGCAACACCAATCTTAATCCATCCTATACGCTTTCCATTGCAGCCCGATACTGGCGATTAACAATTACCGCGTTACAAAGCGGTCAGTCAATATGCTCTATTTCCGGATTTCAACTTATCTCCACCGTTGCTGGATCAACAGGTCTCGACTACTGGGTTAGTCCAATAAACAGTGCTGGCATATTTACCAATTCCCTTGTGGGTATTGGTGTCTTGAATCCATCGGCCAAGCTACATGTAGATGGATCGGGCCTCTTTTCGGGGAATGTGACGGCTGCAAGCCTGGTCTCCGGGAGTTCTGCCAACGGAAGTAATATCTTTCAGCAAGTTGCCGTAAGTAACTATAATGGCATTTCAGGTGTAAGCTACCCCGGGCAATTCAGGTGGTATACATCACCCAATAATTCATTATATAAAGATGCCGCCTTATATCAATTGCGATCATATGATTTAGGTAGCACCACCGAAGATACGTTGATCTCTTTCAAAGGCAATGGCCATGTGGGCATTGGTACCACAAATCCCGACGAACTCTTGTCGGTAAAAGGTATCATCCATAGTCAGGAAGTAAAAGTTGATTTGACCGGATGGAGCGACTATGTGTTAAAACCAGCCTATAAATTACCGGCGCTTTCGGCGGTGAAAACCTATATTGATCAGAACCACCATCTGCCCGAGATCCCAACAGAAGAGGAAATAGTAAAAAACGGGCTGAACGTGGGCGAGATGAACAAGTTACTCATGAAGAAGGTGGAGGAGCTGACGCTGTACCTGATCGAAAAGGACAGGCAGGTGGACGAGCAGAAAGCGGTCAACCAGCAGCAAAGCGCAAGTATTCAAGCTATGCGATCTCAACTCAACCAAATCAAAAGGCAAATTGCTGTAAAGGCAGCCAAACATTAA